The genomic DNA CCCGGTCCAGGCCTTCGGGGGTGATGCGCACCAACAGCTCGCCGAGCCGGGCGGCACTCTCGTGGGTGAGGCCGCCGAACATGACGTGCGACATCGTGTCGATCTGGGATTTCGCGGCGGCGTCGAGCACGGGGTTGCGGTAGCCGTGGATCGCGGCCCACCACGAACTCATCCCGTCGATGACCTCCGTGCCGTCCCCGAGGGTGAGGCGGACCCCCTCAGCGGAGGCGACGACCCGGGCGCCCGCACCGCCGACGGCGCTGTACGGATGCCAGAGCGTCCGGGTGTCCAGGTCGAGGATCTCGTCGGGCGTCATGTCGCGCCACGTTAGCCGTGCGCCGCGCGGCGTGGCCATCCGCCGGGTGGGCGTGGGGCGACCGGAGGCGACGATCACGGATGGCATGATCGGGCCCATGGCTTCCGGCGTACCGCGGCCCGTCGGCGCGACCTACCGCCTGCAACTGGGGCCGTCCTTCACCTTCGAGGACGCCGCCCGCCGCGTGCCCTACCTGGCCGATCTGGGCGTGACGCACCTCTACCTCTCCCCCGTCCTCGAGGCGGTCCGCGGCTCGACGCACGGCTACGACGTCACCGATCCGACGACGGTGCGCGCCGAACTCGGCGGGCGGAAGGGGCTCGAGCGGCTCGCCGATGCGGCGCACGTCGACGGCCTCGGCCTCGTGATCGACATCGTCCCGAACCACCTCGGGGTCGGCCGGCCGGAACAGAACCCCTGGTGGTGGGATCTGCTGACCCACGGCCGGAAATCCGCCTTCGCCCGCTACTTCGACATCGACTGGGACCCGCGCAACGGCGCCGGCGGGAAGCTCGCCCTCCCCGTCCTCGCGTCGGAGGAGGACGCCGCGGCGATCGTCGTGGACCGTACCGGCCCCGAGCCGGTGCTGCGCTACCACGACCGGGTCTTCCCGATCGGCCGCGAAGTGGGGGGCACCGACGCCGAGCGGATCCACTACGCCCAGCCCTACCGGCTGGTGCCGTGGGACTCGCCGGTCCGCTCGTACCGTCGCTTCTTCACCGTCGACGACCTGGCCGCGGTCCGCGTCGAGGACCCCGAGGTCTTCGCCGCGACGCACACCGAGATCGGTTCCTGGTTCGCCGACGGCATCGCCGACGGCCTCCGAGTCGATCACCCCGACGGGCTGGCCGATCCGGCGGCGTATCTGCGCCGCCTCCGTGCGCTCACCGGCGCCGACGCGTGGATCGTGATCGAGAAGATCCTCGAACCCCGCGAACCGCTCGAGCCCGCCCTCCCGGTCGCCGGGACCACCGGATACGACGCGCTCCGCGAGCTGGGACACGCCCTGCTCGATCCCGACGGCGAGGTGGGACTGAGTGCGCTCCACGAACGCTGGACGGGGGACGACGGGGCCTCCGGCGCCCTGCACGCCGCCCGCACCGTCCTCGCCGACGACCTCGCCCGCGGCGATCTCGGCCCGGAGCTGCGCAGGCTCGCGCGGGCCGCGCTGCGCGAGTCGACCCCGAAGTCGCTCGCCGGGCCGCCGCCGCAGTCGCTGATCGAGGCGGCGGCGGTCCGGTGGGCGCGGGACACCCGCTTCTACCGCGACGACTACCCCGTGCTCGCGCAGGCCGCCGCCCGGCTGCGCGAGGACGTCCGCTCCCGCACCCAGGAGTGCGAGCACGACGAGCCCGGCAGCGCGGACGCCTTCGACCTGCTCGCCGAGGCGCGCGACCGCGGCGCCGAGACCGCGGCACGGTTCCCGCAGTTCACGGGCGCCCTCACCGCGAAGACCGTCGAGGACACGCTGTTCTACCGCACCGCCCGCCTGATCTCGCTGCAGGAGGTGGGCGGCGCACCGTCGGACTTCGGACCGAGCGATCCGCACCCGGCGTTCGCGCGCCGCGCCGCGGAGTGGTCCGCCGCGATGACGACGCTCTCGACGCACGACACCAAACGCGGCGAGGACGTGCGGGCCCGCATCGGCGTGCTGTCCCAGTGCCCCGGCGACTGGTCGGCCGTCGCCGACCGATGGATGCTCCTGCGGCCCACCCGGCTGGATCCGGTGACGGGCCTCTTCCTCCTGCAGACGGCGTTCGGCGTCTGGCCCGAGGACGGCGCGATCACCGACGAACTCCGGGCGCGCCTGCACGCGTACGCGGAGAAGGCGATGCGGGAGGGCCGCATCGGCACGTCCTGGACCGCGCCCGACAGTGCCTTCGAGGCGGCCGGGCACGCCTTCCTGGACGCCCTGTTCGACGGGGCCGCGCTGTCGGACCTCGTCGCCCGGCTCGCGCCGCACGGCCGGTCGGACTCGCTCGCGCAGAAGCTGCTGCAGCTCGCCGGCCCCGGCGTGCCGGACGTCTACCAGGGCACCGAACGGTGGGAGGACTCGCTGGTCGACCCCGACAACCGGCGGCCGGTCGACTGGTCCGCCGCGCACGACGACCACCCGAAGCAGCGTCTGGTGCGCACCGCGCTCCGGTTGCGCCGGGAGCGGCCGGGCAGCTTCGTCGGGGGCTCGTACGCCCCGGTTCTCGCGGAGGGGCCGGCTGCGGATCATCTGCTGGGCTTCCTCCGCGGCCCCTCCGACGGGGCGCCCGACGTCGCCGCGCTCGCGACTCGGTGGTCGCTGCGCCTGGAGCGGGGCGGCGGCTGGCGCGACACGCGGGTGGACCTCGGCGACGGCAGGTGGACGGATCGCCTGACCGGGCACGTCGTCGCAGGTCGGGCCGCACTCGGCGACCTCTTCCTCGAACACCCTGTCGCCCTGTTGGTGCGCGAGTAGAAAACTTGTCAGTGGGGCCGCGCACACTCTGGGTATGAACAGCGAAACCCCGCGGCCGGTCTCCACGGCACTCGCCCAGTCCGCCATCGCGCGCGCCGGCGTCAGCGGCACCCGCGTCCGCGCCTCCACTCTGGCCCGGGTCGCCGAATCGCTGCGCGACCACGGTCTTCCCGCCGACCTGTTGCCGACGGGGCGGCTCGTCATGGTCGCCGGCACGTCCCGTCTCACGGCGCAGGCGCTGCCCGGCGGGGCCATCGAGGTCCGAGCGTTCCGCGAGGGCCGTCACTCCATCCTCGGCCTGCTGCAGGACGCCGAGGAGGTCGCGCACCTGCTGATCCGTTGCGCCGGCATGGCCTCGGCGTGGGCACTCACCGCGGAGATCCACGACCGGCTGATCCTCGCCGGCGATCGCACCGTACTCAGCGAGGTGCCGATGAGCGACACGCTCTACGTCCGTCTAGGCGAGCGGACCTTCGCCGAAGTCTTCGCCGAGGACGCGAGTGCGTGCCTCGGAGAACCCGCGGTGGTCACCGTGACCACCCACGTCTGCACCCACTCCCTCGACGACGTGTGGCGGTTCCGCTCCCTCGATCAGCACGACTACCGGCCGATCGGGTGCATCGCGGGCGGCAGGCACGAGACGGCCGAATCGGCGCTCGCGGCGGTCGAACTGCACCGCGCCCGCACCGCGGAGTGGGAGAGCCTGCACTGACGCTATCGTTGCGAACCGATGCCCACCTCGCCCGACGCCACCGATCACGCCTTCGAGGTGTGGGCACCCCGCCCACGACGGGTACGGCTCTGGCTCGACGGCGCGGTGCACGCGATGCGCCGCGACGCCGACGACTGGTGGCGGGTCACCACGCCCGCCGCGCCGGGTGCGCGGTACGGCTACCTCCTCGATGACGACGAGACCGTCCTCCCGGATCCGCGTTCGCCCCGCCAACCCGACGGGGTGCACGCACCGTCGGCGCTGATCCCGGAGGCGGAGGGGCCGCACTGGGCGGGGCGCGAGCTCCGCGGCGAGGTGGTCTACGAGCTGCACATCGGCACCTTCACCCCCGACGGCACGTTCGACGCGGCCATCGATCGACTCCCGTACCTGCGGGACCTGGGCGTCGGCTTCGTCCAGGTGATGCCGGTCAACGCTTTCAACGGCGAGCACGGCTGGGGCTACGACGGTGTCGGCTGGTACGCGGTGCACGAACCCTACGGCGGACCGTCGGGCCTGGAGCGGTTCGTCGCGGCCGCACACCACCGTGGGCTCGGCGTCCTACTCGACGTGGTGCACAACCACCTGGGGCCCTCGGGCAACTATCTCGGGAGGTTCGGGCCGTACGAGACGGACGGCGCGAACACGTGGGGCCGCACCATCAACCTGTCCGGCGAGGACAGCGCCGAGGTCCGGCGATTCCTCCTCGACGACATCGCGTGGTGGCTGCGCCGATACGGCGTCGACGGGTTGCGGCTCGATGCGGTGCACGCCCTCGTCGACGATTCGGACCGGCACCTCCTGGAGGACGCCGCCGCCCTCGCGGCGCGGCTCTCCGTGGAACTCGGCCGCCCCCTGGCACTGGTGGCGGAGTCGGACCTCAACGATCCGCGCCTGGTCACCCCCGCAGGCCTCGGCGGATACGGGCTCACCGCGCAGTGGAACGACGACGTGCACCACGCGATCCACACCATCGTGTCCGGGGAGCGGCAGGGCTACTACGCCGACTTCGGCAGCCCCGAGTGCCTCGCGGCGGTTCTCACCGCCGGCTTCTTCCACGCCGGCACGTACAGCTCGTTCCGCGGCCGCGTCCACGGGGAGCGGATCGATCCCGCGCGCGTGGCACCCTCGCAGCTCCTGGCCTACACGTGCACGCACGACCAGGTGGGAAACCGGGCCCGCGGCGACCGGCCGTCGGAGTACCTCACCGACGGACAGCTGGCGGTGAAGGCGGCACTGGTCCTGTTCTCCGCGTTCACGCCGATGCTGTTCATGGGCGAGGAGTGGGGCGCGCGCACGCCCTTCCGGTTCTTCACCAGTCATCCCGAGCCGGAGTTGGCGCGCGCGACGGCGGAGGGCCGGAAGGCCGAGTTCGCGGAACACGGCTGGCCGCCGGGCGAGGTGCCCGACCC from Tsukamurella paurometabola includes the following:
- the treY gene encoding malto-oligosyltrehalose synthase — translated: MASGVPRPVGATYRLQLGPSFTFEDAARRVPYLADLGVTHLYLSPVLEAVRGSTHGYDVTDPTTVRAELGGRKGLERLADAAHVDGLGLVIDIVPNHLGVGRPEQNPWWWDLLTHGRKSAFARYFDIDWDPRNGAGGKLALPVLASEEDAAAIVVDRTGPEPVLRYHDRVFPIGREVGGTDAERIHYAQPYRLVPWDSPVRSYRRFFTVDDLAAVRVEDPEVFAATHTEIGSWFADGIADGLRVDHPDGLADPAAYLRRLRALTGADAWIVIEKILEPREPLEPALPVAGTTGYDALRELGHALLDPDGEVGLSALHERWTGDDGASGALHAARTVLADDLARGDLGPELRRLARAALRESTPKSLAGPPPQSLIEAAAVRWARDTRFYRDDYPVLAQAAARLREDVRSRTQECEHDEPGSADAFDLLAEARDRGAETAARFPQFTGALTAKTVEDTLFYRTARLISLQEVGGAPSDFGPSDPHPAFARRAAEWSAAMTTLSTHDTKRGEDVRARIGVLSQCPGDWSAVADRWMLLRPTRLDPVTGLFLLQTAFGVWPEDGAITDELRARLHAYAEKAMREGRIGTSWTAPDSAFEAAGHAFLDALFDGAALSDLVARLAPHGRSDSLAQKLLQLAGPGVPDVYQGTERWEDSLVDPDNRRPVDWSAAHDDHPKQRLVRTALRLRRERPGSFVGGSYAPVLAEGPAADHLLGFLRGPSDGAPDVAALATRWSLRLERGGGWRDTRVDLGDGRWTDRLTGHVVAGRAALGDLFLEHPVALLVRE
- the treZ gene encoding malto-oligosyltrehalose trehalohydrolase, which codes for MPTSPDATDHAFEVWAPRPRRVRLWLDGAVHAMRRDADDWWRVTTPAAPGARYGYLLDDDETVLPDPRSPRQPDGVHAPSALIPEAEGPHWAGRELRGEVVYELHIGTFTPDGTFDAAIDRLPYLRDLGVGFVQVMPVNAFNGEHGWGYDGVGWYAVHEPYGGPSGLERFVAAAHHRGLGVLLDVVHNHLGPSGNYLGRFGPYETDGANTWGRTINLSGEDSAEVRRFLLDDIAWWLRRYGVDGLRLDAVHALVDDSDRHLLEDAAALAARLSVELGRPLALVAESDLNDPRLVTPAGLGGYGLTAQWNDDVHHAIHTIVSGERQGYYADFGSPECLAAVLTAGFFHAGTYSSFRGRVHGERIDPARVAPSQLLAYTCTHDQVGNRARGDRPSEYLTDGQLAVKAALVLFSAFTPMLFMGEEWGARTPFRFFTSHPEPELARATAEGRKAEFAEHGWPPGEVPDPQDPETFAVSHLDWAEPTRPEHARLLATYRALIALRRDSALAADDLRAVTCDHPGDASWFAVHRGDLTLIVNFRSVPVTAPFTGSPVLFWDAASIGGTATTVPGHSFVVLRRRS